The DNA sequence CGCCGCCGATCCCGCCACCGGCCGTCGGCTGTGGGAGCTGTCGGAGGAGGCGACGGGGGTGCGGTACGCGCTGCCCGCGTCGGTGTGAGTCGCGGTGTACGTCGCGCTGTAAGTCCCCTACGGGCCGGCACCTGTGCGCCTCGCCGCCGGGGCGGGCGCGGAGCTCGGCCGACTGCCCCGACGCCGGTGCCGGGAGCGGATCGGCGGCTGGACGTTCGTCACCCCCCGGGGCCGAGGCGGCCTCCGCCGAGTGCTGCCCGCTAGGACCGCGTCGCCCTCCCGCACTCGTCCCTGGAGGGCTCACCCCGCCGTATCGGCGCGCTGCGGTCGTACGGGTCGACCTCCGGGCCGGCTCCGTCCGTCCGGCGGTCGGTGCCGAAGGGCGGGGTGAAGTAGCCCGTGGGGGTGCCACAGCCGCCGTTGGTCATGTCGTACTTGTACGAGACGATCGAGAACGTGCCCGGCTCGGTGTCCACCTTGGCGGGGTCGTCCCAGCTCAGGACCAGCTCGCGCCGGACGATCGTCCGCACGATCTCGCCGTCGCGGCCGCCGGCCCCGCCGCCGTCGCCCGCGTCCGCGCGCGTGACGGGGTAGACGAAGGTGACGTCGGCGGTCACCTGGAGCGCGCCGCGCTCGCCCTCCCGGTAGGTGAGCCGGCCCCGGGTCTTCACGACGTCGCCGACCAGCCGGGTGCGGGAGGGCTGGAAGCGGCTGAAGAGGAGGAGGGGGTCGTTCTTCTCGCCCGGGTTCCGGAAAGCGGTTCCCAGGAGGTCCTGGACGTCCTTCTGGCGCGGGTTGATCAGTGCGATCGCCTTCTCGGGGCGCTCGCCCCGGAGCACCCCGCGGTCCAGGCCGGACGCGACGAGGAAGTCCCGGCTGCGGGCGAGGGCCCGCTCGACCTCGGCCGCGCTCATCCAGCCGACCGCCCTGGCCTCCGGCACGGTGATTCCCGCCGCTCCGTCCGCCCAGCGCGCCGCCGGCGAGCCCCGGAACGGCTCGGCCAGGGTGGGACGTCCGGCCGGTTCCGCCGGGGGCGCCTGGTCCGGCCGGCCGGTCTCGGCCGCCGACGGCGTGGAGTCGGCGCCGGTGAACAGGTCCACTACCCGCCCGGGCACGAGCGCGACCACCAGCAGCGCCAGCGAGGCCAGCAGCCCGGCCACGTACCAGCCCGTGCGCCGCTTGGGCCGCGCGGGCGGGTAACCGCGCCAGCTCTCCGGGCCGCGGTCCGGCTCGGCGCGCAGCCGCTTCGCCACCTCGCGGGCCCGCGCCGACGGCTCCTTGGGCGCGTCGGCGACACCCGCCGCCGACTCGCGCAGAAACCGCTCCCACTCCTCGTCGGACCTGGACGAGCCGTCTGGCTCGGTACCCGCACCCATCTCCCGCTTCCTCTGCTGATCAGTAGTCCGCGACCCACCCCCCCATGGACGCGTTCGCATCCTGTCACAGGGCACTGACAGTGAGGCCGGGCGCCCGGCACGGGCAGGCCGGCGACGCGGCTCCCACCATTTCCGCGGACCCGCGCTGCTGTTGAATGGCGCGATGATCCACGTTCACATACTCAGCGTGTTCCGCGGCCCCGGCGGCAAGGGCGGCAATCCGCTCGGCGTCGTCCTGGACGGCGCGTCCGTCCCCGGACCGGAGCGGCGGCAGGCCCTCGCCGCCGAACTCGGCTTCAGCGAGACGGTGTTCGTCGACGACGCGGAGCGCGGGGCCGTCGACATCTGGACGCCCAGCGTCCGGCTGCCGTTCGCCGGGCATCCGCTCATCGGCGTCGCCTCACTGCTCACCGAAGCGGATGTGCTGCGCCCGCCCGCCGGGGAGGTGCCCGTGCGCCGCGACGGGGACGTCATCCGGATCGCCGGGCGGGCCGAGTGGGCGTCCGGGCGGCGCATGGAGCGCTACGGCTCCGTGGCGGAGGTCGACGCGCTGCCCGCACCGCCGCCCGGGGAGGGCTGGCTGTACGCCTGGGCCTGGGAGGACGAGGCGGCGGGCCGGGTCCGCGCCCGGGCCTTCCCGCGCCGCGGCGACGCCATCGCGGAGGACGAGGCGACGGGCGCCGCCGCCCTCGTCCTCACCGCCGAGCTCGGCCGCGCCCTGGAGATCCGGCAGGGCGTCGGCTCGCGGATCGTCACACGCCCGCTGCCGGACGGGACGATCGAGGTCGGCGGGCGGGCGGTGGCCGTGGAGGAGCGGGTGGTGTGATCCCGTGACCGGCGAACCCGCCTCCTGGGCGGCCGTGTTCAGACTTCCTGGGCCGGCCAGCCCAGCAGCCGGGCCCCGATGACCGCCGTCTGGAGCGTGTAGCGGTGCAGGGGGTCGGCCGGGTCGGTGCCCGTGTAGCGGTGGATGCGCTCCAGGCGGTAGGTGAGGGCGCGCACGCTCAGGGACAGGCGCCGGGCCGCCTCGGCGGCCGTGCAGCCCGCCTCGAAATAGGCGTTCAGCGTCTCCAGCAGCGGCTCGGCGCCGCCGCTGGCCTGCCGGAGCGGCCCGAGGGTGGACCGGACGAGATCGGCCAGCGCCTGCCGGTCGCGGGTGAGGACCGGGAAGACCAACAGGTCCTCGGCGCGCAGTACGGGCGCGGGCAGCGCCATCCGCTCCGCCAGGTCGAGGGCGTCGAGTGCCTCCTCGTACGAGCGGGCGACGCCGCCCGGGCCCGGCTGGGGACGGCCGACGGCCACCCGGCCCCGGCCGCCCGTCGCCTCCAGGACGCGCTCGGCGAAGAAGTCCAGCAGCTCGTGCCCATCGCCCTGGGCCACGCAGACCAGCCGGCCGGACTTGGTCGCCAGCAGGATGCGGCGTTCGTCGAAGCGCGCGCCCAGAGCGGCCTCCACCTGCCGCGCGGTGCGGTGCAGATCACCGAACGGCTCGGGACCGGCCGCCACCGCGACCGCCTGGGTGTGGGCGAGGCGCAGCCCGACGTGCTCGGCGCGCTCCGCCAGCCGGCCGAGGTTGCCGCGCCCGTGCAGCAGGTCGTCGATGAACTCGCGGCGCGCCGCCTCTTCCTGGCGCACGGCGAGGCGCCGCGCCCGCTCGTAGCCGTCGGCGAACGCGTCCACGGCCTGTTCGGCCGCGGAGAGGACGCCGTCCATGACGGCCCGCGCGTCGCGGCTTCCCGTGGCGAGGGGGAGGGCGGACGTGAGGGCGCGGGTGGCGGAGAGGTGCGCGCCGATCAGCGTCCGCAACCCGTACGGGCTGCGGGCGGCGCGTTCGCCGAGCGCGCGCCGGGAGTCAAGCTCCTCCCGGCAGAGCCGGCGGCCGGTGGCCGAGGCGTCGAGGACGATGTCGGCGTAGCCCGTCACGTAGTGCTCGGGTGATTCCTCCCGGGTGCCGGGCGATGCCTCCCGTGTCACGTACCCTCCCGCTTTCTTGGCGCGCCCCTGACGATTCCTTGACGCGCCCGGTCGAGGGATCAGGGTGACAGACGCTTCCCGGGGCCCCGACGGCCCGGGTCCCGGAACGCCGGGATCCGCCGGGGTGGGTGTGGGTACGGCAGTGAACGGGGTCGGAAGATTGCCGGGTTCCGGCAGTGCGCTTTCGCGTCATCGCAGGTCATCATCGGCGCGGGGGGACATGGGGGTGGCCCTGGTGCCCGGACCCGGCAATGAGCCGGGGCCGGGCACCAGGGCCCGGCCGCCGGACTCCACCCGCTCACCGGCCTGCCGTCGTCGTCGGCCGGTTGCTCCACCCACAGCGCGCGAGCGCGCTCGCACGACCGCAAGAAAGAAGCACCCATGAACGTGTCCGGCCTCGGCCGATCGTCCGCACGCTCCCGGCCGGGAGACGAGCGTCCTCGGAGCCGCGCCGGGATGTGCGCGCGATGAACGAACTGATCTTCCGGGGCAAGGACCGTTACCGCCCCTCCAAGCTGCAGTTCGCGGTGTTGCTACTGATCATGGTCATCGAGCTGACCGCTTCGTACCGTGAGATGGGCGCGGTGGGCTTCGGCTGGATGCTCGCCATGACGGCCGCGATCCTGGTCGTCGGGGTCTTCGTCACCCTCCGCTGCCGGACGGTGGTCGGGGCGGCCGGCATCACCACCTGCTGGGGCTTCGGGCGCGGTCGGACCCACCCCTGGCACGAGATCCGCTGGATCGACGTGCGCGAGACCGGGAAGGGGGCGGAGAAGACGCTCTCGGTCCGCATCACGCTCGGGGACGGCCGGCGCCGCTCCCTGCCCGCGCTCCAGCACAGCAGCCTCTACCCCGCCCCCGACTTCGACGTGGCCTATCGGCAGGTCGTCAACTGGTGGGAGTTCTCCACCCGCCCGTCCGCCCGGTTCCGGCCTCCGCCGCGCAAGCGGGACCGGGTCTCCCCCACGGTGGCGGGGGTCCTGCTGGGCCTCGTGATCACGCTTGCCATAGGGGTCGTCGTCTTCTTCTCGGGAAGCTGAATGGACGAGCTGGTTTTCGGGAGGAAGGGAAGAAACCGCCCCTCCTGGGTCCGCTTCGCCGTGCTGATCGCGGTACTGGCCGGACAACTGACACTCGCCCACCGGGCGTTCGAGGCGACCGTCTTCCGATGGCTGCTCGGCGTGGCCGTCGTGGTCGTCGGCGGCTCCCTCTTCGTCGCGCTCCGGA is a window from the Streptomyces mobaraensis genome containing:
- a CDS encoding PhzF family phenazine biosynthesis protein — encoded protein: MIHVHILSVFRGPGGKGGNPLGVVLDGASVPGPERRQALAAELGFSETVFVDDAERGAVDIWTPSVRLPFAGHPLIGVASLLTEADVLRPPAGEVPVRRDGDVIRIAGRAEWASGRRMERYGSVAEVDALPAPPPGEGWLYAWAWEDEAAGRVRARAFPRRGDAIAEDEATGAAALVLTAELGRALEIRQGVGSRIVTRPLPDGTIEVGGRAVAVEERVV
- a CDS encoding PucR family transcriptional regulator; the encoded protein is MTREASPGTREESPEHYVTGYADIVLDASATGRRLCREELDSRRALGERAARSPYGLRTLIGAHLSATRALTSALPLATGSRDARAVMDGVLSAAEQAVDAFADGYERARRLAVRQEEAARREFIDDLLHGRGNLGRLAERAEHVGLRLAHTQAVAVAAGPEPFGDLHRTARQVEAALGARFDERRILLATKSGRLVCVAQGDGHELLDFFAERVLEATGGRGRVAVGRPQPGPGGVARSYEEALDALDLAERMALPAPVLRAEDLLVFPVLTRDRQALADLVRSTLGPLRQASGGAEPLLETLNAYFEAGCTAAEAARRLSLSVRALTYRLERIHRYTGTDPADPLHRYTLQTAVIGARLLGWPAQEV
- a CDS encoding PH domain-containing protein; protein product: MNELIFRGKDRYRPSKLQFAVLLLIMVIELTASYREMGAVGFGWMLAMTAAILVVGVFVTLRCRTVVGAAGITTCWGFGRGRTHPWHEIRWIDVRETGKGAEKTLSVRITLGDGRRRSLPALQHSSLYPAPDFDVAYRQVVNWWEFSTRPSARFRPPPRKRDRVSPTVAGVLLGLVITLAIGVVVFFSGS